The genomic interval AATCGCAAAATCAGCCGCCGTCGGGGCGGCTGGAAAGCGCCGCGCTGTGGGCCTTTCAGGCCTGTGCACAAGCGCTCTAAGGGCCTGCGCTATCTTGTCAGACCGGGCCCTGCAGGGCTTGACAATATCCCTAAATCGACGGCCATTATCTCAATAATTATATGAAAGGCCATTTTGTCCAATTTTTTGGACAGACTGGCGATCTGGAGTGGAATGCCATGGTGCTTGTTCAAGCAAAGGATGTCGCAAAGACGTTTCTGTCGCGCAACGGCGAAACCGTCGAGGCTTTGGCGCCAACATCGATCGACATCCGTGAGGGCGAGTTCCTCAGCCTGATCGGCCCATCGGGTTGCGGCAAGTCGACCTTGCTGCGCATCCTGGCCGGGCTGATCAAGCCAAGCGGTGGTACGCTTGAGTGGAAGAACGGCGCCCCCACCAAGGGCAATGATATCGGCTTCGTGTTTCAGGAAGCTGTGCTGCTGCCCTGGCTGAACATTCTGGACAATGTCCGCTTCCCGCTCGATGCCTTTGGTACCCCGCGCAAGGATGGCGATGAGCAGGCCCGTCAGATGCTGGCGCTGGTCGGTCTCAAGGACTTTGCCAAGGCCCTGCCAAAGGAGCTTTCCGGCGGCATGCGCCAGCGCGCTGCGATT from Devosia sp. 2618 carries:
- a CDS encoding ABC transporter ATP-binding protein: MVLVQAKDVAKTFLSRNGETVEALAPTSIDIREGEFLSLIGPSGCGKSTLLRILAGLIKPSGGTLEWKNGAPTKGNDIGFVFQEAVLLPWLNILDNVRFPLDAFGTPRKDGDEQARQMLALVGLKDFAKALPKELSGGMRQRAAIARALVYRPRVVLMDEPFGALDLLTRDRMNDELLQIRQEVGATIVFVTHSIEEAAYLSDRVAVMSARPGRIRAVHTIDLPKPRSEATKDLAEFYTWLSTLRKELK